Proteins from a genomic interval of Paenibacillus sp. FSL R5-0623:
- a CDS encoding gamma-glutamyltransferase family protein, whose amino-acid sequence MNFDPLYQPYPSYRVPVYAKQGMVATSQPLAAQAGLDVLKKGGNAIDAAIATAAALTVLEPTSNGIGGDAFALVWTEGKLHGLNASGPAPQGISIEALQAAGYTEMPKLGVVPVTVPGAPAGWAELSRRFGRITLAEALEPAIRYAEEGYPLAPGLARHWARAAEIYARQGDAEAGRAWFETFAPGGRVPAAGEMWRSPDHAATLRQIGESEARDFYKGELAERIHSFMAEHGGYLTKDDLAAFQPEWVDPITVSYRGYDVWEIPPNGQGLIALAALNLLKGYEFDEKESVQAYHQQLEAMKLAFADGEKYITEERKMGITVEELLSEAYAEERRKLIADTARAPEAGDPRASGTVYLATADGEGNMVSFIQSNYMGFGSGLVVPGTGIALQNRGHNFSLDPNHANALEPGKRTYHTIIPGFLTRGSEAVGPFGVMGGFMQPQGHVQVVMNTIDYHLNPQAALDSPRWQWTKGKTILVEPGFPQHIAQALARKGHDIQVAVDPSQFGRGQIIWRNPDNGVLCGGTETRADGSIAAW is encoded by the coding sequence ATGAACTTCGATCCACTCTACCAACCGTACCCCTCTTACCGCGTGCCTGTGTATGCGAAACAAGGCATGGTCGCCACGTCTCAGCCACTGGCTGCACAAGCTGGTCTGGATGTATTGAAAAAAGGCGGCAATGCCATTGATGCCGCCATTGCAACTGCGGCAGCACTCACGGTGCTGGAGCCCACGTCCAATGGCATTGGAGGCGATGCTTTTGCCCTCGTCTGGACCGAGGGCAAACTGCATGGCCTGAATGCCAGCGGCCCTGCGCCTCAGGGCATATCCATTGAGGCGCTTCAAGCGGCAGGCTATACGGAGATGCCGAAGCTTGGGGTTGTTCCGGTGACGGTGCCTGGCGCACCGGCGGGTTGGGCTGAGCTGAGCCGCCGTTTTGGGCGGATCACGCTGGCGGAAGCGCTGGAACCGGCCATCCGCTATGCGGAGGAAGGTTATCCGCTTGCGCCTGGGCTGGCCCGCCACTGGGCAAGGGCAGCCGAGATCTATGCACGCCAGGGTGATGCGGAGGCAGGGCGTGCGTGGTTTGAGACATTTGCTCCAGGCGGGCGTGTTCCCGCAGCTGGAGAGATGTGGCGCTCGCCGGATCATGCGGCGACTTTGCGCCAGATTGGCGAGAGCGAAGCGCGAGACTTTTACAAAGGAGAACTGGCTGAACGTATTCATTCCTTTATGGCAGAACACGGTGGTTATCTGACCAAAGATGATCTGGCGGCATTCCAGCCCGAGTGGGTAGATCCCATCACCGTCTCCTATCGTGGTTACGATGTATGGGAGATTCCGCCGAATGGACAAGGACTGATCGCTCTCGCTGCGCTTAATCTGCTGAAGGGTTACGAATTCGACGAGAAAGAATCTGTTCAGGCATATCATCAGCAACTTGAAGCCATGAAGCTGGCATTTGCCGATGGGGAGAAATATATTACCGAAGAACGCAAAATGGGTATCACGGTGGAGGAACTGCTGTCCGAAGCATACGCGGAAGAACGGCGCAAACTCATTGCTGATACCGCACGAGCACCTGAGGCAGGTGATCCACGTGCAAGTGGAACAGTCTACCTGGCTACGGCGGACGGTGAAGGTAACATGGTTTCCTTTATCCAGAGTAACTATATGGGCTTCGGGTCTGGATTGGTTGTTCCGGGGACAGGCATTGCTTTGCAGAATCGCGGACATAATTTCTCACTGGACCCGAATCATGCAAATGCCCTGGAGCCAGGCAAACGAACGTATCACACGATCATTCCGGGGTTCCTCACCCGCGGCAGCGAAGCGGTGGGGCCATTCGGTGTCATGGGTGGTTTCATGCAACCGCAGGGTCATGTGCAGGTGGTCATGAATACGATCGATTATCATCTGAACCCACAGGCCGCCTTGGATTCTCCGCGCTGGCAGTGGACGAAGGGCAAAACAATTCTCGTGGAACCCGGTTTCCCACAGCACATTGCACAGGCACTCGCCCGCAAGGGACATGATATTCAAGTGGCAGTTGATCCATCCCAGTTTGGACGTGGTCAGATCATCTGGCGCAACCCGGACAATGGTGTATTATGCGGGGGGACGGAAACCCGAGCGGACGGCTCGATTGCGGCTTGGTAA
- a CDS encoding BMP family ABC transporter substrate-binding protein, translating into MKTNKNRRAGLGLTLMMILTVLILGACSANNTTTATDTRTKVGIVLTEVGLGDRSFNDAAFDGLVQARNEKSIVFDYREPGDNAEAAFEEFAEAKFDLVIGLSDAVQADMEKVAAKYPDQQFLMIDSQSELPNIASISFRAEEGSYLAGVIAAMASTEDHVGFLGGIEIPVLRNFEQGFKQGVLAVKPDATVDAVYAGDFGDADLGEQLAAQMIQEKGADVIYVAAGLTGVGALTEIQKLGKYAIGVDTDQFFLAEKAILTSMLKNVDVSIYNAVNTFVENNHTFPQKEIVEGLAENAVGLTALHNITLSDEQQQTFEDLKAKISSGQIKIKLDQ; encoded by the coding sequence ATGAAAACAAACAAGAACAGACGCGCAGGTCTAGGTCTCACCCTAATGATGATCCTGACGGTACTGATCCTGGGGGCATGTTCAGCCAACAATACAACAACGGCAACAGACACAAGAACAAAGGTTGGAATCGTGCTTACGGAAGTGGGTCTGGGTGACCGTTCTTTTAATGATGCTGCTTTTGATGGACTGGTTCAGGCCAGAAATGAGAAAAGCATTGTCTTTGACTATCGTGAACCGGGCGACAATGCCGAAGCTGCATTTGAAGAGTTTGCGGAAGCCAAATTCGATCTGGTTATCGGCCTGAGTGATGCTGTCCAAGCGGATATGGAGAAAGTTGCAGCCAAATATCCTGACCAGCAGTTCCTCATGATTGACAGTCAGTCCGAACTGCCTAACATCGCCTCCATTTCATTCCGGGCGGAAGAAGGAAGTTATCTGGCAGGCGTTATTGCTGCTATGGCTTCAACGGAAGATCATGTTGGCTTCCTTGGTGGAATAGAGATACCTGTCCTTCGTAATTTCGAGCAGGGTTTTAAACAAGGTGTTCTGGCTGTCAAGCCGGATGCAACCGTTGATGCCGTCTACGCAGGGGACTTCGGTGATGCTGATCTCGGTGAACAACTGGCTGCACAGATGATTCAGGAAAAGGGCGCTGACGTGATCTACGTTGCTGCCGGTCTCACAGGCGTAGGCGCACTGACGGAGATTCAGAAATTAGGGAAATACGCCATCGGTGTAGATACCGATCAATTCTTTTTGGCGGAGAAGGCCATTCTTACGTCCATGCTGAAAAATGTGGATGTCTCTATCTATAATGCCGTTAACACGTTTGTTGAAAACAATCATACCTTCCCTCAAAAGGAAATCGTGGAGGGGCTGGCGGAGAACGCCGTGGGTCTGACTGCTCTACATAATATCACGCTCAGTGATGAACAACAGCAAACCTTCGAAGATCTGAAGGCAAAGATCTCTTCCGGTCAAATCAAAATTAAGCTTGATCAATAA
- a CDS encoding glucose 1-dehydrogenase, with amino-acid sequence MNPVYPFYGEKTVCKEQKLAFPPQHQDQQPGLETLMVPEPISEDPAYIGSCKLQGKVAIITGGDSGIGRAAAIAFAKEGADIVIAYLYERTDAERTRQRIEEIGQRCLLIEIDLRLKKNCEAVIRTTMETYGKIDILVNNHGVQYVQPSIVDITEEQLYHTFQTNVFAYFFLIQAALPHLCRGASIINTASITAYKGNTQLIDYSSTKGAVVSLTRVLAQSLAAQGIRVNSVAPGPIWTPLIPASFSAEDVQVFGTDTPMGRAGQPYELAAAYVYLASRDSSYVTGECIHVNGGDMVTT; translated from the coding sequence ATGAATCCTGTCTATCCTTTTTATGGTGAGAAAACGGTATGCAAGGAGCAAAAACTGGCCTTTCCACCCCAGCATCAGGACCAGCAACCTGGTCTGGAAACTCTGATGGTGCCTGAACCGATTAGTGAAGATCCTGCCTATATCGGCAGCTGTAAACTCCAAGGTAAAGTTGCCATTATTACGGGTGGTGACAGTGGAATCGGCCGGGCGGCCGCCATCGCTTTTGCCAAGGAAGGGGCAGATATCGTCATTGCTTATCTATATGAACGGACAGATGCCGAAAGGACCCGCCAGCGGATCGAAGAAATCGGACAGCGCTGTCTCTTAATCGAGATTGATCTCCGCTTAAAGAAAAACTGTGAAGCCGTCATCCGCACAACCATGGAAACGTACGGGAAGATCGATATTCTGGTCAACAATCATGGCGTACAGTATGTGCAGCCAAGTATCGTTGATATTACAGAAGAACAGCTGTATCACACCTTTCAGACCAATGTGTTCGCCTATTTCTTTCTGATTCAGGCCGCTCTCCCCCATCTGTGCAGAGGTGCCTCCATCATCAATACAGCTTCCATTACGGCATATAAAGGCAATACCCAGCTGATCGACTACTCTTCTACCAAAGGAGCCGTCGTATCGCTGACTCGTGTACTCGCCCAATCGCTCGCTGCACAGGGAATCCGTGTGAATTCTGTCGCTCCGGGACCCATCTGGACACCGCTCATCCCTGCCAGTTTCTCCGCTGAGGATGTACAGGTATTTGGAACAGATACGCCTATGGGTCGGGCTGGTCAGCCTTACGAACTGGCGGCAGCCTACGTTTATCTCGCTTCCCGCGATTCATCCTACGTCACAGGTGAATGCATTCATGTAAATGGCGGCGATATGGTAACGACCTAG
- the fosB gene encoding metallothiol transferase FosB, producing the protein MNIQGINHLCFSVSNLERAITFYEQALGARIQVKGRKLAYFELAGLWIALNQEDVIRNYTERTYTHIAFTVTEEEFDASVQQLRAAGADILPGRPRDPRDALSVYFTDPDGHLFELHTGTMKQRLDYYREDKAHMTFYP; encoded by the coding sequence ATGAATATTCAGGGAATTAATCATTTGTGCTTTTCCGTATCCAATCTGGAGCGGGCCATTACCTTTTATGAGCAGGCTCTCGGTGCCCGAATTCAGGTGAAAGGACGCAAACTGGCTTATTTTGAGCTTGCCGGTCTGTGGATTGCCCTGAATCAGGAGGATGTTATTCGCAACTATACGGAACGAACCTATACCCATATTGCATTTACCGTTACAGAAGAGGAGTTCGACGCGTCTGTGCAGCAGCTGCGAGCAGCGGGTGCTGACATTCTTCCCGGAAGGCCAAGAGATCCGCGGGATGCATTATCTGTATATTTCACCGATCCGGATGGTCATCTGTTCGAACTGCATACAGGTACGATGAAGCAAAGGCTGGATTATTATCGCGAAGACAAGGCTCATATGACCTTTTATCCGTGA